A genomic stretch from Maniola hyperantus chromosome 22, iAphHyp1.2, whole genome shotgun sequence includes:
- the LOC117992946 gene encoding uncharacterized protein, with protein sequence MSLFKSAVAATINSGKVSSGNMRLRPLLSCAPVALVWDRGAHSQDITKNIQYITNEKVKLTADPKTMKLNKQLNRPTCVMINWLLARQKHVMKYANLYLEQGFDVISVSCTPWQLMWPLKGSQLVAADLIKFMTANENDQPTVLHGFSVGGYIWGEVCAQVMDNKHLYQSVIDRVAAQVWDSAADITEISIGVPAAVFPKNKIMQKTLKAYMDYHLKTFHDAATVHYIRSSQLFHTNICRAPALFLLSSSDPVGAERSNRNVYESWLKMGIKVRPHHHAATVHYIRSSQLFHTNICRAPALFLLSSSDPVGAERSNRNVYESWLKMGIKVRPHHHAATVHYIRSSQLFHTNICRAPALFLLSSSDPVGAERSNRNVYESWLKMGIKVRPHHHAATVHYIRSSQLFHTNLCRAPALFLLSSSDPVGAERSNRNVYESWLKMGIKVRPHHHAATVHYIRSSQLFHTNICRAPALFLLSSSDPVGAERSNRNVYESWLKMGIKCTWHCWDRSPHVQHFTKHRDEYVALVRAHIREHAVLAQQEKSRAHA encoded by the exons ATGCGGCTCCGTCCCTTACTTTCGTGTGCGCCCGTAGCTCTAGTGTGGGACCGCGGCGCGCACAGCCAAGACATCACCAAGAACATCCAGTACATCACCAATGAGAAGGTCAAGCTCACCGCGGATCCAAAGACGATGAA GTTGAACAAACAACTGAACCGACCGACATGCGTGATGATAAACTGGCTGCTGGCGAGACAGAAGCACGTGATGAAGTACGCCAATCTCTACTTGGAGCAGGGCTTCGACGTCATCTCCGTGTCTTGCACGCCGTGGCAGCTGATGTGGCCGCTGAAGGGATCCCAG CTGGTAGCGGCAGACCTGATCAAGTTCATGACGGCGAACGAGAACGATCAGCCCACGGTGCTGCACGGCTTCTCCGTCGGCGGGTACATCTGGGGCGAGGTGTGCGCGCAGGTCATGGACAACAAGCACTT ATATCAGTCAGTAATAGACCGGGTGGCGGCCCAAGTGTGGGACTCCGCGGCCGACATCACGGAGATCTCCATCGGAGTGCCCGCCGCCGTGTTCCCGAAGAACAAGATCATGCAGAAAACTCTCAAGGCTTATATGGA TTACCACTTGAAGACCTTCCACGACGCTGCAACAGTCCACTACATCAGATCTTCTCAACTGTTCCACACGAACATCTGTCGCGCACCCGCCTTGTTCCTTCTGTCGAGCAGCGACCCAGTCGGAGCGGAGAGGAGCAACCGGAACGTGTACGAGTCTTGGCTCAAGATGGGCATCAAGGTGAGACCACATCATCACGCTGCAACAGTCCACTACATCAGATCTTCTCAACTGTTCCACACGAACATCTGTCGCGCACCCGCCTTGTTCCTTCTGTCGAGCAGCGACCCAGTCGGAGCGGAGAGGAGCAACCGGAACGTGTACGAGTCTTGGCTCAAGATGGGCATCAAGGTGAGACCACATCATCACGCTGCAACAGTCCACTACATCAGATCTTCTCAACTGTTCCACACGAACATCTGTCGCGCACCCGCCTTGTTCCTTCTGTCGAGCAGCGACCCAGTCGGAGCGGAGAGGAGCAACCGGAACGTGTACGAGTCTTGGCTCAAGATGGGCATCAAGGTGAGACCACATCATCACGCTGCAACAGTCCACTACATCAGATCTTCTCAACTGTTCCACACGAACCTCTGTCGCGCACCCGCCTTGTTCCTTCTGTCGAGCAGCGACCCAGTCGGAGCGGAGAGGAGCAACCGGAACGTGTACGAGTCTTGGCTCAAGATGGGCATCAAGGTGAGACCACATCATCACGCTGCAACAGTCCACTACATCAGATCTTCTCAACTGTTCCACACGAACATCTGTCGCGCACCCGCCTTGTTCCTTCTGTCGAGCAGCGACCCAGTCGGAGCGGAGAGGAGCAACCGGAACGTGTACGAGTCTTGGCTCAAGATGGGCATCAAG TGTACGTGGCATTGCTGGGACCGCTCCCCGCACGTTCAGCACTTCACCAAGCACCGCGACGAGTATGTGGCGCTCGTGCGCGCGCACATCCGCGAGCACGCTGTACTTGCGCAGCAGGAGAAGTCGCGCGCACACGCTTAG
- the LOC117992730 gene encoding transmembrane protein 53-like: MATVPIACLYTTCCKSIRITSKTRTCPSRTLPRLLWARNAHTQHINKNLLYISNDNMKIHTDLKTMKLSKSNNKPLCIMLSWLLATNKQTMKYANIYLQEGFDVLRVTCEPWQLLWPRKGAKVIAQNLLQLMYANDIPYMVHGFSVGGYVWSEAMVHAMTDEEKYQPVLDRVEAQVWDSVADITEVSVGVPLALFPNSKIGQKITKSIIIAYLKALYNVGTVHYEKACETYYASPCRAPALFLLSSTDPVGNERRIRRACDLWIQMGIKCTWQCWARSPHVQHYLKHPQEYEQLVRAHCRAYVSALRPELDTSRDLYYETSERSAKSAVN; the protein is encoded by the exons ATGGCCACCGTACCAATAGCATGCTTATATACCACTTGCTGCAAGTCAATAAGAATTACC AGCAAAACACGCACATGTCCGTCACGCACACTGCCAAGGTTGCTGTGGGCACGCAATGCGCACACGCAACATATCAACAAGAATCTCCTCTACATTTCCAATGACAACATGAAAATTCACACAGATCTCAAAACTATGaa GTTAAGTAAATCAAACAACAAACCATTgtgcataatgctgagctggttATTGGCGACCAATAAGCAAACGATGAAGTACGCCAATATTTACCTTCAAGAGGGATTCGACGTGCTGAGGGTGACTTGCGAACCGTGGCAGCTGCTGTGGCCTAGGAAGGGAGCAAAG GTTATCGCACAAAACCTGCTGCAGTTAATGTATGCCAACGATATTCCGTACATGGTTCATGGATTTTCAGTCGGCGGCTACGTGTGGTCGGAAGCCATGGTTCATGCGATGACTGATGAAGAAAA ATACCAGCCAGTATTAGACCGCGTGGAGGCCCAGGTGTGGGACTCAGTAGCCGACATCACCGAAGTGTCAGTGGGCGTACCACTTGCCTTGTTCCCTAACAGCAAAATAGGACAGAAGATTAcgaaaagtattattat TGCGTACCTCAAAGCGTTATACAACGTGGGTACGGTCCACTACGAGAAAGCGTGTGAGACGTACTACGCGTCGCCGTGCCGCGCGCCGGCCTTGTTCCTGCTGTCCAGCACCGACCCCGTCGGCAACGAGCGCAGGATACGACGGGCGTGTGACTTGTGGATACAGATGGGCATCAAA TGCACATGGCAATGCTGGGCCCGCTCCCCGCACGTGCAGCACTACCTCAAGCACCCGCAAGAGTACGAGCAACTCGTACGCGCGCATTGCAGGGCCTACGTGTCTGCGCTGCGCCCCGAACTAGACACCTCCCGCGACTTGTATTACGAGACATCGGAGCGTTCTGCTAAATCTGCTGTAAACTAA